A DNA window from Acomys russatus chromosome 7, mAcoRus1.1, whole genome shotgun sequence contains the following coding sequences:
- the Dgat2 gene encoding diacylglycerol O-acyltransferase 2 isoform X2 has protein sequence MGTGSSILSALQDIFSVTWLNRSKVEKQLQVISVLQWVLSFLVLGVACSVILMYTFCTDCWLIAVLYFTWLAFDWNTPKKGGRRSQWVRNWAVWRYFRDYFPIQLVKTHNLLTTRNYIFGYHPHGIMGLGAFCNFSTEATEVSKKFPGIRPYLATLAGNFRMPVLREYLMSGGICPVNRDTIDYLLSKNGSGNAIIIVVGGAAESLSSMPGKNAVTLRNRKGFVKLALRHGADLVPTYSFGENEVYKQVIFEEGSWGRWVQKKFQKYIGFAPCIFHGRGLFSSDTWGLVPYSKPITTVVGEPITVPKLEHPTQKDIDLYHAMYMEALVKLFDSHKTKFGLPETEVLEVN, from the exons ATGG GCACGGGCTCCAGCATCCTCTCAGCCCTCCAAGACATCTTCTCTGTCACCTGGCTCAATAGGTCCAAGGTGGAAAAGCAGCTGCAGGTCATCTCAGTACTACAGTGGGTCCTATCCTTCCTGGTGCTAG gagTGGCCTGCAGTGTCATCCTCATGTACACCTTCTGCACTGACTGCTGGCTGATAGCTGTGCTTTACTTCACCTGGCTGGCATTTGACTGGAACACACCCAAGAAAG gTGGCAGGAGATCACAGTGGGTGCGAAACTGGGCTGTGTGGCGCTATTTCCGAGACTACTTTCCCATCCAG CTGGTGAAGACGCACAACCTGCTGACCACCAGGAACTATATCTTTGGATACCATCCCCATGGCATCATGGGCCTGGGCGCCTTCTGTAACTTCAGCACAGAGGCTACTGAAGTTAGCAAGAAGTTCCCTGGCATCAGGCCCTATTTGGCCACATTGGCTGGTAACTTCCGGATGCCGGTGCTTCGGGAGTACCTGATGTCCGGAG GCATCTGCCCTGTCAACCGAGACACCATAGACTACTTGCTTTCCAAGAATGGGAGTGGCAATGCTATCATCATCGTGGTGGGAGGTGCAGCAGAGTCCCTGAGCTCCATGCCTGGCAAGAATGCAGTCACCTTGCGGAACCGCAAAGGCTTTGTAAAACTGGCCCTACGCCATGG AGCCGATCTGGTTCCCACCTATTCCTTCGGAGAAAATGAAGTATACAAGCAGGTGATCTTTGAGGAGGGCTCCTGGGGCCGGTGGGTCCAGAAGAAGTTCCAGAAGTATATTGGTTTTGCCCCATGCATCTTCCATGGCCGAGGCCTCTTCTCCTCTGACACCTGGGGCCTGGTGCCTTACTCCAAGCCCATCACCACTGTTG TGGGGGAGCCCATCACCGTCCCCAAGCTGGAACACCCGACCCAGAAGGACATCGACCTGTACCATGCCATGTACATGGAGGCCCTGGTGAAGCTCTTTGACAGTCACAAGACCAAATTCGGCCTTCCAGAAACAGAAGTGCTGGAGGTGAACTGA
- the Dgat2 gene encoding diacylglycerol O-acyltransferase 2 isoform X1, translating to MKTLIAAYSGVLRGERRAEAARGENKNGGPALSREGSGRWGTGSSILSALQDIFSVTWLNRSKVEKQLQVISVLQWVLSFLVLGVACSVILMYTFCTDCWLIAVLYFTWLAFDWNTPKKGGRRSQWVRNWAVWRYFRDYFPIQLVKTHNLLTTRNYIFGYHPHGIMGLGAFCNFSTEATEVSKKFPGIRPYLATLAGNFRMPVLREYLMSGGICPVNRDTIDYLLSKNGSGNAIIIVVGGAAESLSSMPGKNAVTLRNRKGFVKLALRHGADLVPTYSFGENEVYKQVIFEEGSWGRWVQKKFQKYIGFAPCIFHGRGLFSSDTWGLVPYSKPITTVVGEPITVPKLEHPTQKDIDLYHAMYMEALVKLFDSHKTKFGLPETEVLEVN from the exons ATGAAGACCCTCATCGCCGCCTACTCCGGGGTGCTCCGGGGTGAGCGTCGGGCCGAAGCGGCCCGCGGCGAGAACAAGAATGGAGGACCTGCCCTGTCACGCGAGGGGTCTGGGCGATGGG GCACGGGCTCCAGCATCCTCTCAGCCCTCCAAGACATCTTCTCTGTCACCTGGCTCAATAGGTCCAAGGTGGAAAAGCAGCTGCAGGTCATCTCAGTACTACAGTGGGTCCTATCCTTCCTGGTGCTAG gagTGGCCTGCAGTGTCATCCTCATGTACACCTTCTGCACTGACTGCTGGCTGATAGCTGTGCTTTACTTCACCTGGCTGGCATTTGACTGGAACACACCCAAGAAAG gTGGCAGGAGATCACAGTGGGTGCGAAACTGGGCTGTGTGGCGCTATTTCCGAGACTACTTTCCCATCCAG CTGGTGAAGACGCACAACCTGCTGACCACCAGGAACTATATCTTTGGATACCATCCCCATGGCATCATGGGCCTGGGCGCCTTCTGTAACTTCAGCACAGAGGCTACTGAAGTTAGCAAGAAGTTCCCTGGCATCAGGCCCTATTTGGCCACATTGGCTGGTAACTTCCGGATGCCGGTGCTTCGGGAGTACCTGATGTCCGGAG GCATCTGCCCTGTCAACCGAGACACCATAGACTACTTGCTTTCCAAGAATGGGAGTGGCAATGCTATCATCATCGTGGTGGGAGGTGCAGCAGAGTCCCTGAGCTCCATGCCTGGCAAGAATGCAGTCACCTTGCGGAACCGCAAAGGCTTTGTAAAACTGGCCCTACGCCATGG AGCCGATCTGGTTCCCACCTATTCCTTCGGAGAAAATGAAGTATACAAGCAGGTGATCTTTGAGGAGGGCTCCTGGGGCCGGTGGGTCCAGAAGAAGTTCCAGAAGTATATTGGTTTTGCCCCATGCATCTTCCATGGCCGAGGCCTCTTCTCCTCTGACACCTGGGGCCTGGTGCCTTACTCCAAGCCCATCACCACTGTTG TGGGGGAGCCCATCACCGTCCCCAAGCTGGAACACCCGACCCAGAAGGACATCGACCTGTACCATGCCATGTACATGGAGGCCCTGGTGAAGCTCTTTGACAGTCACAAGACCAAATTCGGCCTTCCAGAAACAGAAGTGCTGGAGGTGAACTGA